In Carya illinoinensis cultivar Pawnee chromosome 16, C.illinoinensisPawnee_v1, whole genome shotgun sequence, a single window of DNA contains:
- the LOC122298652 gene encoding probable carboxylesterase 18: MVGNDVITSYILKNIGRHWWPTQGLLCLTFFTPPDAINGQDSCDFRTRIFISYLNNSSSPFILVQLFARAQLTDMCSSNSSPSVSPALPWKTRLSIRLLSAATDLVRRPNGTINRRLMSLLDFTTPATPKPINGVKSSDIIVDPIRNLWFRLFIPTATTSTSLPVLIFYHGGGFAFLSPSSKAYDAVCRRFASELPAVVISVHYRLSPEHRFPCQYDDGLDVLKFLDGSHDESVLPDMADTSKCFLAGDSAGANLAHHVAVRAFGERFRKVKIVGLVSIQPFFGGEERTESEIRLLRAPIVSLDRTDWMWKAFLPEGANRDHEAANVIGPNAVDISGLDYPDTLVVVGGFDPLQDWQKRYYDWLKKSGKEARLLEYPNSIHAFYVFPELPEASQLLEQIKDFVTSSALKSKLR; the protein is encoded by the coding sequence ATGGTTGGAAATGATGTTATAACATCatacattttgaaaaatattggaaGACATTGGTGGCCAACACAAGGACTTTTATGCTTGACATTTTTCACACCGCCAGATGCAATAAACGGCCAGGATTCTTGTGATTTCAGAACCCGCATTTTTATAAGCTATTTAAACAACTCGTCCTCACCGTTCATCCTCGTTCAATTGTTTGCCAGAGCACAGCTTACAGATATGTGCAGTAGTAACTCATCACCCTCAGTATCGCCGGCCCTCCCATGGAAGACGCGCCTTTCCATCCGCCTCCTGTCGGCCGCCACTGACCTCGTTCGCCGTCCTAACGGCACAATTAACCGCCGTCTCATGTCCCTCCTCGATTTTACAACACCTGCCACTCCCAAACCCATCAACGGCGTCAAGTCTTCCGACATAATCGTCGATCCCATCCGCAATCTCTGGTTTCGCCTCTTCATTCCCACGGCGACCACTTCAACTTCCCTCCCCGTTCTCATCTTCTACCACGGCGGTGGTTTCGCCTTCCTCTCTCCCTCCTCCAAAGCCTACGACGCCGTTTGCCGCCGCTTCGCAAGTGAACTCCCCGCCGTTGTTATCTCCGTCCATTACCGTCTCTCCCCAGAGCATCGTTTCCCTTGTCAATACGACGACGGTCTCGACGTCCTGAAATTTCTCGATGGCAGCCATGACGAATCGGTACTGCCCGATATGGCGGACACGTCCAAGTGCTTTTTGGCGGGTGATAGCGCGGGTGCGAACTTGGCTCACCATGTAGCGGTCAGGGCTTTTGGGGAGAGATTTCGAAAAGTAAAGATCGTCGGATTGGTATCAATCCAGCCGTTTTTCGGGGGAGAGGAGCGAACGGAATCGGAGATCCGATTATTGAGGGCGCCGATAGTTTCGTTGGACCGTACGGATTGGATGTGGAAGGCATTCTTGCCTGAGGGGGCGAACCGGGACCACGAGGCCGCAAATGTGATCGGGCCGAATGCAGTTGACATTTCAGGTTTGGACTATCCGGATACACTTGTGGTGGTGGGGGGATTCGATCCGTTACAGGACTGGCAGAAGAGGTACTACGATTGGTTGAAGAAATCGGGAAAAGAGGCGAGGTTACTCGAGTATCCAAACTCGATCCACGCATTTTATGTGTTTCCCGAGTTGCCCGAGGCGTCGCAGTTGCTTGAGCAAATCAAGGATTTCGTGACTTCATCTGCTCTAAAATCTAAGCTGCGTTAG